In Tribolium castaneum strain GA2 chromosome 4, icTriCast1.1, whole genome shotgun sequence, one DNA window encodes the following:
- the PCID2 gene encoding PCI domain-containing protein 2, with protein MTFMSVAHYLQLVERYWRSQDGAKVASFLSLRHEHAGYANYHIESPEGIVERFLTAPIDELVILHLKCLFAISQSDYLSAYNIQSNLTQTFTKILQSQKEENWSLPIMYVLCLDLRLLAQLAENQRSGINEKPGEMLEKAAECLMGCFRVCAADNRSAEEDTKRIGMLALVNQLFKVYFRINKLHLCKPLIRAIESSPFKESFSLSQQITYRYFVGRKAMFDSDYKVADEYLTYAFENCHKLSKKNKTLILIYLVPVKMLLGYIPSKEVLEKYDVIQLWDLVQAVCQGNLKAFDEIMEKHETFFIKCGIYLIVDKLKIIAYRNLFKKVYLILNTHQIPIEALQTALVYLGQTDVDLDETECIVANLIYEGKIKGYISHQHRKVVVSKQNPFPPLTSLS; from the coding sequence atgacttttatgtccgtTGCTCATTACCTACAACTTGTGGAAAGGTATTGGCGGTCTCAGGACGGTGCAAAAGTGGCCAGTTTTCTGTCTCTTCGCCACGAACATGCAGGTTATGCCAATTACCACATTGAGAGTCCTGAGGGAATAGTTGAGCGTTTTTTGACCGCCCCTATCGACGAATTAGTGATTTTGCACCTAAAATGCCTGTTTGCCATAAGCCAGAGTGACTATCTATCGGCTTATAACATTCAGAGCAATTTGACGCAAACTTTCACTAAGATCTTGCAATCGCAAAAGGAGGAGAATTGGTCTTTGCCTATTATGTATGTCTTGTGCTTAGACTTGCGTCTTTTGGCGCAATTAGCCGAGAATCAGAGGAGCGGAATTAATGAGAAGCCCGGCGAAATGCTCGAGAAGGCAGCAGAATGCTTGATGGGTTGTTTCAGGGTGTGTGCTGCTGATAATAGGTCAGCAGAGGAGGATACAAAGAGGATAGGGATGTTGGCTTTGGTGAATCAATTGTTTAAGGTTTATTTTCGGATAAATAAGCTACATTTGTGCAAGCCCTTAATCAGAGCGATTGAGTCATCACCGTTTAAAGAGAGTTTTTCTCTGAGCCAACAAATCACATATCGGTATTTTGTGGGGCGCAAGGCTATGTTTGATAGCGATTATAAAGTCGCCGATGAGTATTTAACTTATGCTTTTGAAAATTGTCACAAGCTCAGTAAGAAGAACAAAACGCTTATATTGATTTACTTAGTTCCTGTGAAAATGTTGTTGGGGTATATCCCAAGCAAGGAGGTTCTGGAGAAGTATGACGTCATCCAGTTGTGGGATTTAGTACAAGCTGTATGTCAGGGTAATCTCAAAGCGTTTGACGAGATTATGGAAAAGCACGAAACCTTTTTCATCAAGTGTGGAATATATCTGATTGTTGATAAACTGAAAATCATAGCATAtagaaatttgtttaaaaaggtGTATTTGATTCTAAATACGCATCAAATCCCTATTGAAGCACTGCAGACTGCTTTAGTGTATTTAGGACAGACTGATGTTGATTTGGATGAAACAGAATGTATTGTTGCTAATCTTATTTATGAAGGGAAAATTAAAGGATACATTTCGCATCAACATAGGAAGGTTGTTGTTAGTAAACAGAATCCATTTCCGCCACTTACAAGTCTAtcataa